The genomic region TCCCTAGGCAGATCGAAACTGAAAATGGAACCATCACGTCCAAGTGCCCCCTGGCAGGAAGCCCAAATTCTTTTGATCACATCATCCTGGGAGCTGCCTGTCACTTGACTATCAAGGGCAATCCCGCACTGGATAGAAGCAACACAGGGATATGAGAACGGAAAAGCCAAGCAAGCTACAGTGAGACAAAGCTTTCTGAGGCCTCTATGCTGCCACAGCCAAGCTTTATGTATTCCAGTAGCAAAAAATCCCTTCCATTCAGCTAGTGTAATTCCATCATATCCGCTCTCACACCACATCCAAGATATGATTAAGGCAAGAATTTTCTTAATCTAGTCTTTAAACACTACCTTATTTCCCAGCCCCATTACATTTACACAATAAGGTATATCCATCTCTGGcatgaaggaaactgaggcatgtcTTACAAAGGAAGAAATGTCTTCCATAATGTCTTACAAAGGAAGAAAACGGAAATtaagagaaaccaaaaaataattCAGGCATTTGGCAAGGCCTGGATTTCAACTATCTATTAGCCAGGATTTTCCAAATGACTTAGTGTATCACAGAGTAACGATGCCGCAAGTGAGTTCCATTTGGTAAATACTCTGTTCAAGTTTATTTCTCAAGCTATTATgtacagtgaatattcaagagAAATCTGGTACTTCTCaaactggtctttttttttttttaatatcaacccAATCTTTTGCAGGACAGCTTTAAAATGTGCTATAAGCTATACACCAGAATTAGTCTTCCACTGTCCTTGAGCAGAACTCAGATATATCTTAGTTTCCTAATTCTTAAAAATAGAGAGGAAAATAAACACACCTCTTCTACTTCAACACACTGCGAGAATCAGAGTGAGAAAACTGAATTCAAAtccttccttgggattggaatctAATGCTTACAATAAAAGTCAGACCCAAAATTTCCTTCAAAAACTCTTCAAAGGCTTCATATCCAGTAATTTTCATCTGACATTAAGTATTTATCCACACAAGAAGCAAATTCACTATGTAAGAAAGCAACTTTGTAAAATAGAAAACTGTTGGACTAGGGAATGACCTTATTAATCAATCTGACCCCTGCCACTAACCACTTTCTTGGCCCATCTGCCCTAGTGTTGGATTACAGGAAGCtggctgcaatgtaggagacccaggctggatccctgggttggaagataccctggagaatcccattgacagaggagcctggagagctgtcatctatggggttgcaaagagttggagactgagcaactaactctttgGATTACAGGATCTCAGATCCCTTGTAAACCTGAAAGCTACAAATCTGAACATAGAAAGCAAAGCAGCAGCCCTGAGACCCCCAATTGGCTTACAGAATAATATCTAGCCCCCCAAATCATGCAATCCACAAAGTCAAAAAGTCAAACAGATTCAGCAGATTATGCCTACAGGTCAAACTGACAGGAAAAACAGACCCCACAAGTTATTTACACTAACAGGACTACTGGCCTGGAGCCACCCAGGATTCAAAACCAGCACCACCATCTCAAGCCTCCGCATTTCCCTTCAAGTACCTTATACCCCAAACACGAGCTCGACTGACAATTCTATCAGGAAGTTACATAAGATTTAATGACTTTAATCCATTCTCATTCTTCTTAACCTAACTAGGTAAAGCAAGCACGACACTATCTGATTTTACAAAGGCAATTATGCCACCTTAGACCATTCTGAAGATTCGAAAATGTGGAAGATAGTCAATTCTTACCTTATTTAGCCTGCCTGTGAGGTTCACAACAATTTTCCCAGCCCTGTGATCATCAATGATTTCAAATTCGCCAATGTAACCTGTAGAACACAATTGactgtattaaaataattttaaaattaagacggCAATACTCAAAACAAGCCAccctgcaatttttaaaaaaaggaataatttccTCCTTGCCTCTTCATACCTTCCCACTCCCAAAGGCTACCTAGTGTCCAGGACGTTCAACAATCCTTTACATCCCATGAAGCTCTGAGAAGAGCTCAGGGTCCTTTCAATGACATGTTGTGGGAGTGATGTTATTATCAACAAAGGCCATTTTAGCTGCCAAACACCTAGCAGAGCAACAGTCACAAACCTCCTTCTTTCAACAGTCCTGTCCTACTCAGCATTTCTTAAACAGCATCACTTCTCCAGGACTACCCTGTCCACAGCCCAAGTCAACTGCATTAGTTACCACATCTGACTGCCACCTTGCTCCCCATTTTCCCTCTCCAGACCTCTCTCCTCAGTTAATTTCTCCAAGCCCCATTCCACAGCATGTTTatctcaaaacataaaacagcaaCTTACCATGCTTCATCATCACTGTTAGAAACCTGACGATGACCTTGGAGCACGGCCGAATAAGCACCTGGCGTTTGCCTCTCTTTTCAGCGTTGTTGATACTCTTGAGAGCATCAGCCAGGACATTCATGCGCACCATTCTGGCTGTTCTCGGAAAACAAAACAGGCGTTTTACCGGCACCGTTTTACCATTAACAGGCACCCTATCATTTCCCTGCGaacacttcctttcctttctgcctcAATCATGTGGAAGCGTCCCCATTTCTCAGCAGGCTGTTTCCCCAGTAACCCAAGAAGGATGTCAACtactaaaacaaaaacaccagTCGTGGTAGGTTATTCAAAATGAGAGTTGATAATCAAACTTGTGGAATTCAGCAGCATCTCTACTATTAACTCGGTCCCTTAAACCTACTCAGTCAGCCTTTTCCCAATAACCGAAAGAACTACTCAACTTTCACCTAACACCCAGAACTACTCTATTAACATAAAATGTCCGGCCCTGTGCCATCTAAAGCTATGCCCAACAGTAAGGGTACCAAAGTAATAAACTGAAACATTTCACATGCACTAGACTGGACTCTTACCTCAATGGGCACAAACTTCATCTAATAAACTTTTGAAAGTTAGGAACAGAGGCATGTCTCAAACCACAACAGTAGCGCTCCAACCTACTTCCTCCAGCTCCACAGTGTCTTCAGAGGAAACCAGATTCGCTCCCAGCAAACCGCCACCACAGGCAGGATGCAGTTTCCCCTCCTGAGGGTCCTCATCTCCCAAGCTCCCGGCGCAACCACAGTAACGGGAAGCTGCACGGCCCACCAACTCCGTGGCCCTCCAGTGCTTCTCGGAGCCAACAAGCTGCCTCAACCACTACCGGGAGGTACTGGCGCCGCCGAAAGATTCGGAGCTGCCACCCCTCCGGAACGGTCCAAAGCTCCCTGTTCCCAAGGGCTGCGGCCTGCGCCCCAGAGGCCGGGCTCTCCCGGAGGCAAAGCATGGAATAGCCGGGCATTACTCTCCCCTATGCCTGCCCAGACCCAAGCAAGGCTAGCATCTCCGGCCCAGGAGGCCTCCGACATCCTCGCAGGACACGGAGCGCGACTCCCACACCACAGGATGGCACCGATAACCGAGGGATGATGTTGGGTAGCTCAGAGAGAGATACTCACCGGCACGGAAAGATGGCGGAAAGAGGACGGGAGGGGCGAGCGCACGGAATTATGGGTTACGGGTCGGGCTATCGCGAGACTTTTAAAGCCccgccaaaaacaaataaagaaggaTTGCCTACTGGAAGGAGGCGGGTGAAGGGGCGGAGCCTCCTCCGGGGTAGGTAGTAGAGAATCGATGGAATCGAACATCCCCGGCGCGGCATGGGGGCAGTCACCTGGCAAGAGATGCGGAATTGGTAGTTTTAAACTCCTTTCTAGCAGCTAATTGGTAAAAACGAAAAACTGACGAGAGCCTAGatatttactaatttttattgcagtaactGTTGACTATTTAGAATGAATTTTGATACGTGCGTATTTACACTATCTCTGCAAGGGATAATCGGCGGCAATTGCCTTTGGGAAGGGCGTTAGAAAGTGGGATGGGAGTCATGCTTTTCTccccatttttgttgtttagtcgctaagtcgtatccgactgtttgtgaccctatggactgtagccggtaaGGCTCCTGTGTtcaaaggatttcccaggcaaagatgggtaagttgccatttctttctccaggggatcgtccccatccaggaatcgaacACGGGTTTCGTGCGttggcgaattctttaccactgagcgaccagggTAGAGCTTTCTCCTTATacaatttctttttgtcttttgaaatttgtttatactttttcaaaagagtaaaaaatatttttcttaatcgATGCTTCCTTTTTGACGCTCCCTaaatattagaaattattttctggagttccagatttttctttcaagttttgaAAGACACAGTTGCAAAGAAAGCCACAAATGTTTCGAAATAAAAGCTCGGCCTCTTCAAGGTTGTTGCAAGGGTCAGATGAGATAATGGTGACAAAGGGCTCGCAAAATGCCTGGCACGCATTAAATAAATGCTCAGTAGTTACTGCTTCGGGCTCGAGGTCCGGCTGCCTGGGAGTCAGTGAATTCTGGCGCCGCCCTCTCTGGAGCTGAGTGACCTCAGGCTAAGCTTCTGCCCAGGACTTAAGCTTCCTCACCGCTTTCACCCTTACCCTCCcttcttcagtcagtcagttcagtcgctcagtcctgtccgactctttgcgaccccaggaatcgcagcacgccaggcctccctatccatcacaaactcccggagtttactcaaactcatgcccatcgatcgagtcggtgatgccatccagccacctcatcctctgtcgtccccttctcctcctgcccccaatccctcccagcatcagggtcttttccaatgagtcagctcttcgcatgaggtggccaaagtattagagttgcagcttcagcatcagtccttccaatgaacacccagaacttatctccttcaggagggactggttggatctcctggcagtccaaggaacCCTCCCTTCTTACCCTTCCCTTATTTTCCACCCCCTTCCCTGTGTTTCCCACGTGGCTGCCAGAATGATCATTTTAAAACTTGTCCGACCTTGGACTCTCCAAGGATTTCTGTCAGCCTCAGTAAAATCCAGATTCCTTACAAAAACTTACAAGGTCCCTCTTGTAACATCTGCCTCCTTGCAAAGGAACACCATCCTCCAGCGTTCTCCCTGGCTGGCTTTTCTTCACATATTCCAAGCAcactctgcctcagggcctttgcatttgcttttcCCTTTAAATTGACTTTTCCTCCCCCAGTTTGTCAGGTCTCTGTTCAGTCACacatcctcctcctcatcctccccgccccccaatcTCATTGCCCTGTTTAACTTTTCTCCATATGTTTTACCGCCTGAGATATTGGAAGTGTCTGTCTCCATTAAGCAAGCAGGGATATGGTTGGCTTTGTTCACCACTGTACCCACAGCTTCTAGGTAAGTTAACTCCACATAGTAGGTCCCTGATTCatatgatgaataaatgaatgggcaaatcagtttccctgtctgtaaaagGGAATGATATACTAATTACTCGAAGTTGCTgtgaagataaatgaaataatccaGATAAAAGACCAGCATTTGTTATTAGCATCACAGCCCACCTCACCCATCGTCACTTCTCAAATCCTGAGTCAACCTTGAGTGCCAAGCTCCCAACATAGGCATTGgcttttctaagaaatatttcCTGTAAGAACTGGTTGCCTGAATGCAACATGTTGACTAAAACCGGTACTCAACTTGAGGGACTTAGCAACACTGGGGATTTAATAAACCCACTTTCCTTCAAGAGCCTCCATTAATAGAAAACTAGTGCCACTCACCCTCTTTTTGTACACTTCATTCTTTCGTcccttcattcagcaaacatcttATGAGCGCCTATCATGTGCCAGTTGTAGCAGGTGACAGGACAGACATTAGTTCCGGGCCTTAAGAGGTGCAGATCCTAGCAGAGACAAATCTCTTAAGTAACAATACCGGGCAGTGTGCTGTTTCCATGCCAATATGAATGTGGGAGTGGAGAGGTGGCCTGAGAAGTTGCTAAAGCTTTGCCAGGAGGAAGTGCCATTTGATCTGTGTCTGAAGGCTTCTAACAGCTACTGATTCCTAACTGCCACTAAGCGCTTCCTGTAGATTAACTCTGAATCCTCAAAACACAAGGAGTTAACATAATGCCCCTGAGATCTGTATTATCGCCACCTCACAAATGAGGAAGCAAACtaaattcagtcttaaattaaCTCAGTCTTAAAATTTTGCTGTTGGttaaaaagtcaaagaaagtgGTCATGTATAAATTACTTGTGGGGTTTTATTTCCCAAACTGTGTGGCCTATGGATTTTTGAATGACTCTAAgagttaggggcttccctcagctcagttggtaaagaatctgcctgtgatgtggagaccccggttcaattcctgggccgggaagataccctggagaagggaccggctacccactccagtattctggagaattccatggactacagattccatggatcacaaagagtgggacacaactgagcaactttcactttcactttgaagagCTAGGAGGGCATATAAGGCATATAAACAGAAATCTTGGAATGGTTGGgactgggggaagggagaggagtggAATGCAGCAGAAGACTGTATAAATCCCCTCTTGACGTCCTATGAATTCTGGAATAACTCTGCTAGAGGTACTGCAAAGAAGCTTGAAAGGGGACTTCTGCTGTGGCCAGAACTGGCATAGTATCCAAGCTGGCCTGCAGAGTCATCACAGCTGCATGTGGCTGCATTCCAGAGCACTGGGTGACCAAGACACCTATGGTGACAGGGTAGAAACTTCCCTTTTCTAGACATCAAGCCTCCAGGAGGCTTCAAGGAAGGATCCATACATTTGGCAGGTAGGGAAAGCAAGAGATTTGACACTGAATCTGTTCCCAAGACCCACAAAGAATAGATAGTGAGACTCAATGATAAAATACCCAATTTGggctctattttaaaaaatttctaagtgCAAACAAGTGTCACCCACTGATTACTGAGCACATCAGGTACCAAATTCTGAGCTAGGTCCTAAGGTAGATGTGCGTGGGAGGCCCTCTCTCCTGCATCCTTCTGCTGCCTGACCTCCTAGCCACACCCTCACATACCACCTTTGGCCATCACTTACTCATTTTATCTCCTTTTCCATCTAGGGTGGTGCCTGGATGTTTACTGAATGAACTTAAACCTTTTAGTTCATTTGGTTCTTAAAGAGCACCTTGTGCcatatgctcagttgctaaatcatctccaactctttgggaccccatggactgtagcccaccaggctcctctgtccatggggcttcccaggcaagaatgggtcaccatttcttcctccaagggatcttttcaatccagggatcccttctccagcatcttctgcatttgcaggcagattctttaccactgtgcctccgGGAAATCTAAAGAGCCCCTTACAGCAGTGGAATGATCACCCAGCATAGTTCATTAACTGGGTATGTAAATCCAATCATGGAAACACTGTACTGGTTAAGCTATAAAGAAAGGACACAGGGAAGGATTCcagctttttcatttattccccTTTTAACAAAGTAGAAGAAATAATACAGGATTAAAACTGTAAAAGTAGTTAATTggtagaacacacacacaaaaaatctggATAGGAAGACAAGCTTATATACAATGAGGAAACACGTGTAAATTATGGTAGTTTGTAGacgaaacttttttttttaaaaagtcaaacatgcTACACAGTGCCACTGTTTACAGCAATATTGAAGGGGAGAAAATAACACTAATTTAGGGACTGATATACCACAAGGTCCAGGTTTCACAGCATCAGTGCAATAAATTCACAGAACTATATTACAGCTAGTTAATCAGTTTAAGAATTGTTCCCAAATATGTCACATTTCCAGCCCTCAGAGGTCCACTCCTACAGATTTCAACTACTCCATCTATGGGGACCAAAAGCAGCCAGTGTTACCATAAAAGGAGACTCTTGAGACTTATCTTTAAAGGCTTATTCTGGTCTTGAAAAATTAGTAGGATAAGGCTATTTTCTACTGAAGTGAATCTTGACTCAACACAGGAAgacttttgtcctttattgactGGTCTTGGAGTGAAGATCATAGACATGACTCTTAACCTATTATGGACTTTAGCTCCAATTAACTgaaaatctgaaatttaaaagtcCTAAATACCAACTTGTGTAAGCCTGCTACTAAAAAGCCTTTGAGGATGTACTAACTTCAAGTTTAAGTGCGCGGGAACAAGAGTTCTGAAAGTTCCTGTTAGATTCCCCATTTGGGAGGAAGGATCAATGTTTCCCACAAACTGCTAAATTCTGCACAAGGGAGAAAACACATGCTAAGACATGGAATGAGTTTCATCTTATTCCATGAGGCTTCTCCCACACTATCGAAACAGAAGGAGGAATGACTCTTCATTGGTCTCTTCATCAGAAGTGGTAAACTTGGTCTCTATATTCATGAAGCCAGTTTTTTAAGCAGACCATGGAAGCAGATGATAGAACAAGCTTCCTGAAACCACAGACCACTATCCTGTATCCAGCTTAAAAAAAAGATCAACTTGAACAGTTATCCCAAGACACTGTTAACTGTACTAAAGGGTGAAGTTCACCactatgttattttaaaagtaagagtTCAGTTAACCCTGGGTGACAAAAAACCaagatgaggaactaaagagttgtCCATATAAGGCCAGCTGATAAGAACACACCCATGAAGACACCGGGCATAAAGCCTTACTTGACAAGTCAGAATTTCTACTAAGGGCAGAGCAAGGGACAGCAGAGAGCTACTTCTGTAACATTTTAGTATCCAAACAGCCTAACAGACACTGTTCCCAAGGACAATGTATACTCCATTAATCACACTGAATAAAGCAAatgctttattcatttttcttttctttttgtttcagaaGCTTGTTTATCTCTCTTTTGGCCATTCCAATGTATTTCGAAATGATTCCATGTTGGTTCAGTCCAGGAAGCAAAAGTAAgaaagtcactttaaaaaaaaaaaaaaaagttacagaggCAGCAATTAACTTTCTAAAGACGACTACATTTTACAGAAGCGAATTCCTCAGACTAAGACACACTCTAATAGGAAGAAGCAACATGATATCCATTATTCCCATTGGTATTTATCCCCAGAAGCTTCTGGTCTCATACCTCCCAATCTCAGGTAACACACACTGCCTATTTTTACCTCATGCACAATACTGTCTACCTTGGTTATCAGTTCTGTGTCTTAAAGACCACAAACTCACTGAAAACAAGGACCCAGCTTTCAGTCATCTTTTTATGCTCACACAATTCCTTGATCACTGCCTAGAGCTCAGTGAGCAGGGACATACTGTTTACTGAATTCCAGTCAGAGTGGCCAGGACGTGCAAAGTACTTCCCCAGACACTTACCTATCAGGTAGGTGAGGAGGAGGTTGTGGACCTGCTGTCCGACCCAGGCAACCGCGGCAAGAGAAGCGATCATGGTCACGAAGTACTAATAATGAAGATAACAAGACTTTATCAACTCCTCGGAACAGAGTAAGAACTGAAACTTTAGCAGGTTGCTTCTAAGGTTGGAAGATAACCCAGTTTTTATTCtcacttttctttaaaagtatttagcatctatatattatat from Muntiacus reevesi chromosome 2, mMunRee1.1, whole genome shotgun sequence harbors:
- the RPS15A gene encoding small ribosomal subunit protein uS8; translation: MVRMNVLADALKSINNAEKRGKRQVLIRPCSKVIVRFLTVMMKHGYIGEFEIIDDHRAGKIVVNLTGRLNKCGVISPRFDVQLKDLEKWQNNLLPSRQFGFIVLTTSAGIMDHEEARRKHTGGKILGFFF